In Candidatus Hydrogenedens sp., the following are encoded in one genomic region:
- the nusA gene encoding transcription termination factor NusA, producing MNQELKIILDQLELEKNIDRNALLEAIRSAIEAAARKEIGQKSKVVVELVPDTLEFKVFEIRTVVEKVEEPATQISLEEALKLNPDVAIGNHLKVPTELSGFRRIAAQSAKNVIIQKIKDAEKEHVFAEFKQREGDLVTGSVKKVNKGDIIVSLGKAEAILPAKEQTPGEIYRPNDRIKAYILKVEKKDKNQKGPIIILSRATPNLVRSLFESEVPEIYEGIVEIKAVARDPGKRSKIAVVSHDPTVDPIGACVGLKGARVRAVVEELGGEKIDIIEWSDNPAELCARALSPADIVEVSINKEKKVITVVVPHDQLSLAIGKQGQNARLTSRIVGWNIDIKAEQVSKQSDSDEKE from the coding sequence TTGAATCAGGAACTTAAAATAATACTTGACCAACTGGAGTTGGAAAAGAACATAGACCGAAACGCACTTCTGGAAGCCATACGAAGTGCAATAGAAGCCGCTGCAAGAAAAGAAATAGGGCAAAAGTCAAAGGTTGTTGTTGAACTTGTTCCGGATACACTGGAGTTTAAAGTTTTTGAAATTAGAACTGTCGTAGAAAAAGTCGAAGAACCGGCTACACAAATTTCATTAGAAGAAGCACTTAAACTTAATCCAGATGTTGCAATAGGAAATCATCTTAAAGTCCCGACAGAGTTGTCCGGTTTTCGTAGAATAGCTGCTCAGTCCGCAAAGAATGTGATAATTCAAAAGATAAAGGATGCAGAGAAAGAACATGTTTTTGCAGAGTTTAAGCAAAGGGAGGGAGACCTTGTTACGGGGTCAGTAAAAAAAGTTAACAAAGGAGATATTATCGTATCATTAGGAAAAGCAGAGGCAATTCTCCCCGCAAAAGAACAAACACCGGGGGAAATTTATCGTCCTAATGATAGAATAAAGGCTTATATATTAAAAGTAGAAAAAAAAGATAAAAATCAAAAAGGACCTATTATAATTTTATCAAGAGCCACACCCAATTTAGTCCGCAGTTTGTTTGAAAGTGAAGTTCCCGAAATTTATGAAGGGATTGTCGAAATTAAAGCGGTAGCAAGAGACCCGGGAAAAAGAAGTAAAATTGCTGTAGTATCTCACGACCCCACCGTAGACCCTATCGGAGCATGTGTAGGGCTTAAAGGTGCAAGGGTTCGAGCTGTTGTGGAAGAACTTGGTGGAGAAAAGATTGATATTATAGAATGGAGCGATAATCCGGCGGAACTTTGTGCCCGCGCACTTAGTCCGGCAGATATAGTGGAAGTATCTATAAATAAAGAAAAGAAAGTAATCACTGTTGTAGTACCCCATGACCAATTATCATTAGCCATTGGAAAACAAGGACAAAACGCAAGACTAACATCCCGTATAGTTGGTTGGAATATAGATATAAAAGCGGAACAAGTTTCTAAACAAAGTGATTCTGATGAAAAAGAATGA
- the pgeF gene encoding peptidoglycan editing factor PgeF yields the protein MLYLNQLVKLGLSFAGIIRKEDFALFPSEVHSSKQLLLILNQNEIQPQIICRVKQEHSDNIHVVKHQEETNTIPADGIITDIPYVALCISVADCVPVFLFDKNKQVLGVIHAGREGTRKKIVQKALVKFSGEFKSNINDITALIGPSIGPCCYHLPDDILHQCFEEGLVITKRKTLDLWKSNEKQLIEYGIEEKNIFILGECTCCNDKYFSYRRGDKKLRNYAIGMI from the coding sequence ATGCTCTATTTAAACCAATTAGTAAAACTGGGTTTGTCATTTGCGGGAATAATAAGGAAAGAAGATTTTGCCCTATTCCCTTCAGAAGTTCACAGTTCAAAACAATTGCTGTTAATTTTAAATCAGAATGAAATACAACCCCAAATAATATGTAGAGTAAAACAGGAACATTCCGATAATATACATGTCGTGAAACATCAAGAAGAAACAAATACAATACCTGCAGATGGAATTATAACGGACATTCCTTATGTGGCTTTATGTATTTCTGTCGCAGATTGTGTCCCTGTATTTCTGTTCGATAAAAATAAACAAGTATTAGGGGTAATACATGCTGGGAGGGAAGGAACGAGAAAGAAAATCGTTCAAAAAGCGTTGGTAAAATTCTCTGGGGAATTTAAATCAAATATAAATGATATAACGGCTTTAATAGGCCCTTCAATAGGCCCGTGTTGTTATCATTTGCCAGATGATATATTACATCAGTGTTTTGAGGAAGGTTTAGTAATAACTAAAAGAAAGACCCTTGATTTATGGAAATCAAACGAAAAGCAATTGATAGAATATGGAATAGAAGAAAAGAACATATTTATTTTAGGTGAATGTACATGTTGTAACGACAAGTATTTTTCCTATAGAAGAGGGGATAAAAAATTAAGGAATTATGCCATAGGTATGATTTAA
- the rpiB gene encoding ribose 5-phosphate isomerase B produces the protein MKIGIGCDHAGYEGPPPLYKPSIMEYLKSKGLEVIDYGTFGPESVDYPDYAKALCEGLLKGEIEKGILICGTGLGVSMSANRFSGIRATVCTTPLMAQLARTHNNSNVLCLGRRILTLEQCYEIIDIWLNTPFSGEERHQRRIEKMDKLGELKC, from the coding sequence ATGAAAATTGGAATTGGTTGTGACCATGCAGGCTATGAAGGCCCTCCTCCTTTATACAAACCATCAATAATGGAGTACCTTAAAAGTAAAGGGCTTGAAGTGATTGATTATGGAACATTTGGACCTGAATCGGTAGATTACCCCGATTATGCCAAAGCACTTTGTGAAGGTTTATTAAAAGGTGAAATAGAAAAAGGCATTCTAATATGTGGAACAGGTTTAGGTGTTTCTATGAGTGCTAACCGTTTCTCGGGAATCCGTGCTACTGTATGCACAACCCCTTTAATGGCACAGTTAGCCCGAACGCATAATAACTCCAATGTCCTTTGTTTGGGGCGAAGAATACTAACCTTAGAACAATGTTATGAAATAATTGATATTTGGCTTAACACACCCTTTTCGGGTGAAGAACGACATCAAAGAAGAATCGAAAAAATGGATAAATTGGGGGAATTAAAATGTTAA
- the rimP gene encoding ribosome maturation factor RimP, with protein sequence MSTKERLHNLWILLEPYVSEQGFELIELEFGTFGRSPVLRVFIESSEHPITLDDCTAVSRVLSNVLDTVEMEEDSYILEVSSPGFDRPIRREKDFIRFSGESVRIQTDLPVNGRKNFKGILQGIENEMVLVNVNGEIFRIHLENLKHANLIR encoded by the coding sequence ATGTCCACAAAAGAAAGATTACATAATTTGTGGATATTACTGGAACCGTATGTCTCAGAACAAGGTTTCGAACTTATAGAATTGGAGTTCGGTACCTTTGGGCGTTCTCCTGTATTACGGGTGTTTATAGAAAGTTCAGAGCATCCGATAACTTTAGATGATTGCACAGCAGTTTCACGAGTTTTAAGTAATGTTTTAGATACGGTCGAGATGGAAGAAGATTCATATATATTAGAAGTATCTTCTCCCGGTTTTGACCGTCCTATAAGACGAGAAAAAGATTTTATTCGTTTTTCAGGCGAATCCGTTCGAATTCAAACAGATTTACCTGTGAACGGTCGTAAAAATTTCAAAGGAATACTGCAAGGTATTGAAAATGAAATGGTTTTGGTTAATGTCAATGGTGAGATATTCCGGATACATTTAGAAAATCTTAAACATGCAAATTTAATTCGTTAA
- the rdgB gene encoding RdgB/HAM1 family non-canonical purine NTP pyrophosphatase has protein sequence MNKKNILVLATGNRNKYKEIVEIMNLPKWDIKFLKDFPDVSIPEETGTTYEENALIKAKSCADLLKYPSLSDDSGLEVDVLEGRPGVYSSSYGGVEGDSERNIQRLLNEMEGIPWHERTARFVCCAMLVLPNGFTHCEKGIVEGHIAIKPYGENGFGYDPVFVPLGYENTFAELSPEEKNKISHRALAFQQMAEFLRGFDYVNCSSR, from the coding sequence ATGAATAAAAAAAATATTCTTGTTCTTGCCACAGGAAATAGAAATAAATATAAAGAAATTGTAGAAATAATGAATTTGCCAAAATGGGATATAAAGTTTTTAAAAGATTTTCCCGATGTTTCTATTCCTGAAGAAACAGGAACTACTTATGAAGAAAATGCACTGATAAAGGCAAAATCCTGTGCAGACCTACTAAAATATCCATCCTTATCAGATGATTCTGGATTGGAAGTGGATGTTCTGGAAGGAAGGCCCGGGGTATATTCTTCAAGTTACGGAGGTGTCGAAGGAGATTCGGAAAGAAATATACAAAGACTATTAAATGAAATGGAAGGAATTCCGTGGCATGAAAGAACGGCTCGATTTGTTTGTTGTGCTATGCTTGTTTTACCTAATGGCTTTACCCATTGTGAAAAAGGAATTGTTGAAGGGCATATAGCAATAAAACCTTACGGAGAAAATGGCTTCGGTTATGACCCTGTATTTGTTCCGTTAGGTTACGAAAATACATTTGCGGAACTTTCGCCAGAGGAAAAGAATAAAATAAGTCATAGAGCATTGGCTTTTCAGCAGATGGCGGAGTTTTTAAGGGGTTTTGATTATGTTAATTGTTCAAGCAGATAA
- a CDS encoding L-threonylcarbamoyladenylate synthase — protein MLIVQADNRGIQKAVIALNNNEIVAYPTETVYGLAVNPFSEEAVEKLFRLKGREENKPVLLVIGSLMQLDEVVISVSEKAKICIEKFWPGPLSLVLPSVSNLSQKLTAGKGKICVRWSSHPVAQKLALAFGHAITSTSANRSGESPARNILELPSDGISIAIEDISMISSEVSTVFDPDTGEIFREGVIKKSQLQQILN, from the coding sequence ATGTTAATTGTTCAAGCAGATAATAGAGGTATTCAAAAGGCTGTCATTGCCCTGAATAACAATGAAATTGTTGCTTATCCTACAGAAACAGTTTATGGTCTTGCTGTAAATCCCTTTTCTGAAGAGGCAGTCGAGAAACTGTTTCGATTAAAAGGTAGGGAAGAAAACAAACCTGTTTTATTAGTAATTGGTAGTTTAATGCAATTAGATGAAGTTGTTATTTCCGTCTCTGAAAAGGCAAAAATATGCATAGAAAAGTTTTGGCCAGGCCCGCTTTCTTTAGTATTACCATCCGTATCTAATCTCTCTCAAAAACTTACAGCAGGGAAAGGAAAAATTTGTGTCCGCTGGTCTTCTCATCCTGTTGCACAAAAATTAGCATTGGCATTTGGTCATGCTATAACATCTACTTCAGCAAATCGGTCAGGAGAATCCCCAGCACGAAATATTTTAGAATTACCTTCTGATGGTATTTCAATAGCAATAGAAGACATCTCAATGATTTCTTCTGAAGTATCTACTGTATTTGACCCTGATACAGGAGAGATATTTCGAGAAGGAGTTATTAAAAAAAGTCAATTACAACAAATATTAAACTAA
- the lon gene encoding endopeptidase La: MPTSNDKQEQIIISNSGPKGALPAPTTFDIPDTLPLLVLQDIVAFPMAMIPLHITSSSEKMIIEDVTKSHRLVALLAEKPQKDNQQTNLKYNTYSIGCIGRILQVHNLPDGSLNVFIQSTRKFFSGGILRESPYPIVSVFLIEEPEIDTKEIEPIALAIKTQMGELVKNNPNIPEGAMSFLESIEDPVFLTAVVASNIRLKIEERQEILEMPDLKSRMLKLVEKLQYQVELAQASTKIREDVQKTIEKNQKEFFLRQQLKAIQKELGEIEGKEQEINEYKEKIEALKASDEVKKELLRELNRLSSMNEHSPEYHVIISYLDTVLELPWGILTEDRLDLVEAENILNEDHYGLDKIKQRILEYLAVRKLKPDTQGPILCFQGPPGVGKTSLGQSIARALGRKFIRIALGGIHDEAEIRGHRKTYIGAMPGRIISGIRKAGSQNPVFMLDEIDKLGTDFRGDPASALLEVLDPAQNHSFVDNYINVPFDLSRVLFIATANELEPIPWALRDRMEVLHLPGYTLEEKIEIAKKYLIPKQKISHGLNKNHITIKKSALAKIISNYTRESGVRNLDREIANICRKVARKVASGDTEKTIVTKDTVREFLGPEKIYEDFISRTKIPGVVIGLAWTPTGGDILFIEVTSMPGKGNLILTGQLGEVMKESAQIGLSYLRSLAPQLNISDDCFIKNDIHIHVPSGAVPKDGPSAGITLLTALTSLFLKKTVPHDLAMTGEITLRGSVLAVGGIKEKVLAAARAGIKRIILPEKNKNDLEEVPKSIQKKIKFYWVSHINEVLKIALGIDTIK, encoded by the coding sequence ATGCCAACAAGTAATGATAAACAAGAACAGATTATTATTTCTAACAGTGGTCCAAAAGGTGCTTTACCTGCCCCAACAACCTTTGACATACCGGATACCTTACCTTTACTTGTTTTACAAGATATAGTTGCCTTTCCTATGGCAATGATTCCTTTACATATTACAAGTTCATCTGAAAAAATGATTATAGAAGATGTAACAAAATCGCACCGACTTGTTGCACTTTTGGCTGAAAAGCCCCAAAAGGATAACCAACAAACAAACCTCAAATACAATACCTATTCTATTGGTTGCATCGGCAGAATCCTTCAAGTACATAATTTGCCAGATGGAAGTTTGAATGTATTTATTCAGTCTACACGGAAATTCTTTTCTGGTGGTATTTTGCGGGAGTCTCCCTATCCTATTGTAAGTGTATTCTTAATAGAGGAGCCCGAAATAGATACTAAAGAAATTGAACCTATCGCTTTAGCAATTAAAACACAAATGGGTGAATTAGTTAAAAATAACCCCAATATTCCTGAAGGGGCTATGTCCTTCTTAGAAAGTATTGAAGACCCTGTATTTCTCACAGCAGTTGTTGCCAGTAATATACGATTAAAAATTGAAGAACGCCAGGAAATCCTTGAAATGCCTGACTTAAAATCCCGCATGCTGAAACTGGTAGAAAAACTGCAATATCAGGTAGAACTTGCTCAGGCTTCTACAAAAATTAGAGAAGATGTCCAGAAAACAATAGAAAAAAATCAGAAAGAATTTTTCTTGAGACAACAGTTGAAGGCTATTCAAAAAGAACTCGGAGAAATAGAAGGGAAAGAACAAGAGATTAATGAATATAAAGAAAAAATAGAGGCATTAAAAGCATCTGATGAAGTTAAAAAAGAACTGCTTCGTGAATTAAATCGTCTTTCATCCATGAATGAACATTCTCCTGAATATCATGTAATTATTTCTTATCTCGATACTGTATTAGAACTACCCTGGGGAATATTGACTGAGGATAGACTTGATTTAGTAGAAGCAGAAAATATTTTAAATGAAGACCACTATGGCCTCGATAAGATAAAGCAAAGAATTTTAGAATATCTGGCTGTTCGAAAATTAAAACCCGATACACAAGGACCTATTTTGTGTTTTCAAGGACCACCGGGTGTTGGTAAAACATCTTTAGGACAGTCCATAGCCCGTGCATTGGGACGAAAATTCATTCGTATTGCTCTTGGAGGTATCCATGATGAAGCAGAGATTCGGGGACATCGCAAAACTTATATTGGGGCTATGCCCGGACGGATTATTTCAGGTATTCGTAAAGCAGGTTCACAAAATCCGGTGTTTATGTTAGATGAAATTGACAAATTAGGCACTGATTTTCGTGGGGACCCGGCTTCTGCCTTATTAGAAGTTTTAGACCCGGCACAAAATCACTCTTTCGTTGATAATTATATAAATGTGCCCTTTGATCTATCTCGTGTCTTGTTTATTGCCACTGCAAATGAATTGGAACCCATCCCCTGGGCGTTGCGGGACCGCATGGAAGTGCTTCATCTTCCAGGTTATACTCTTGAAGAAAAAATTGAAATAGCCAAAAAATACCTTATCCCAAAACAGAAAATTTCTCACGGTTTAAATAAAAACCATATTACAATTAAAAAAAGTGCTCTGGCAAAAATTATTTCAAACTATACCCGTGAATCAGGGGTGCGTAATCTTGACCGAGAGATAGCCAATATATGCAGAAAGGTGGCCAGAAAGGTGGCTTCTGGAGACACCGAAAAAACAATAGTAACAAAAGATACTGTAAGGGAATTTTTAGGTCCTGAAAAAATTTATGAAGATTTTATTTCACGAACCAAAATTCCAGGAGTAGTAATAGGGCTTGCGTGGACACCTACTGGCGGAGATATATTGTTCATAGAAGTAACATCCATGCCGGGTAAGGGGAACCTCATACTTACGGGACAGTTAGGGGAGGTTATGAAAGAATCGGCACAAATAGGATTGAGTTACTTGCGTTCCCTTGCTCCTCAACTTAATATATCGGACGATTGTTTTATAAAAAATGATATTCATATCCATGTGCCTTCTGGGGCTGTTCCTAAAGATGGTCCCAGTGCTGGAATTACCTTGCTTACTGCGTTAACATCTTTATTTTTGAAAAAAACTGTTCCCCATGACCTTGCTATGACAGGTGAAATTACTTTACGAGGGAGTGTTTTAGCCGTCGGAGGAATAAAAGAAAAAGTATTAGCAGCAGCAAGGGCAGGTATCAAAAGAATTATTCTTCCTGAAAAAAATAAGAATGACCTTGAAGAAGTTCCAAAATCAATACAGAAGAAAATTAAATTTTATTGGGTATCTCATATTAATGAAGTCCTAAAAATCGCTCTTGGAATTGATACTATTAAGTAA
- the hslU gene encoding ATP-dependent protease ATPase subunit HslU, which yields MLREEELIPKKIVEELDKYIIGQDEAKKKVAIALRNRWRRQRITSDLKEDIIPKNIIMIGPTGVGKTEIARRLAKLVNAPFIKVEASRFTEVGYVGRDCESMVRELVDVAVNMVKEEMKEQKKEEAQKIVEEKILELLLPKQPKTTDGYKPFDPSQGDEKSALVNKDDSSQKAKEILRERLKQGLLEDKEIEVDIKDSKGMPLMQVFSGSSFEEMEITLQDMLGKIMPQSPKKRKVKISEARRILEAEVLQDLIDLEQVTREAIDRVQNTGIIFLDEIDKIASKGSSTHGPDVSREGVQRDILPIVEGSTVLTKYGSVQTDHILFIAAGAFHMTKVSDLIPELQGRFPIRVELKSLSKDDFKRILTEPKNSLIRQYTELIKTEQIEIQFLDDAIDCMAEYCEKINQETEDIGARRLHTIMEVVLEDIMFDVQKYETKVISIDRNWVDEKLKLVVENRDLSKYIL from the coding sequence ATGTTAAGAGAAGAAGAACTTATCCCAAAAAAAATAGTTGAAGAACTGGACAAGTATATTATAGGCCAGGATGAAGCCAAAAAGAAGGTAGCAATAGCACTCCGAAATCGCTGGAGAAGGCAAAGGATAACCTCAGACTTAAAAGAGGATATAATTCCTAAAAATATCATTATGATAGGTCCCACAGGTGTGGGTAAGACAGAAATAGCCCGCCGTTTAGCGAAGCTTGTTAATGCTCCTTTTATTAAAGTAGAAGCATCCCGTTTTACGGAAGTAGGGTATGTTGGTAGGGATTGTGAATCCATGGTACGGGAGTTAGTAGATGTTGCGGTAAATATGGTTAAAGAAGAAATGAAGGAACAAAAGAAGGAAGAAGCACAAAAAATTGTAGAAGAAAAAATACTCGAACTCCTTTTACCTAAACAACCCAAAACTACAGATGGTTACAAACCCTTTGACCCTTCACAAGGAGATGAAAAATCGGCTCTTGTTAATAAAGACGACTCTTCCCAGAAAGCAAAAGAGATATTAAGAGAACGATTAAAACAAGGATTGCTTGAAGATAAGGAAATTGAAGTAGACATAAAAGACTCGAAAGGTATGCCCTTAATGCAGGTTTTTTCAGGTTCAAGTTTTGAAGAAATGGAGATAACTTTGCAAGACATGTTGGGTAAGATAATGCCCCAGTCTCCTAAAAAAAGAAAGGTTAAAATTAGCGAAGCGAGAAGAATATTAGAGGCTGAAGTATTGCAGGATTTGATTGATTTAGAACAAGTTACCCGTGAAGCCATTGACCGTGTTCAAAATACAGGAATTATTTTTCTTGATGAAATAGACAAAATCGCTTCAAAAGGTTCTTCTACCCATGGACCGGATGTCTCTCGGGAAGGGGTTCAAAGAGATATATTACCTATTGTAGAAGGTAGCACAGTATTGACCAAATATGGTTCAGTTCAGACTGACCATATTCTATTCATCGCAGCAGGTGCTTTTCACATGACAAAAGTTTCGGATTTGATTCCAGAACTTCAAGGAAGATTTCCCATTCGAGTAGAACTAAAAAGTCTAAGTAAAGATGATTTCAAACGAATATTAACGGAACCTAAAAATTCTTTAATTCGACAATATACAGAATTAATAAAAACAGAACAAATAGAAATACAATTTTTAGATGATGCTATTGATTGTATGGCAGAGTACTGCGAAAAAATTAATCAGGAAACAGAAGACATTGGAGCCCGAAGATTGCATACTATTATGGAAGTAGTACTCGAAGATATTATGTTTGATGTTCAGAAATATGAAACAAAAGTGATTTCTATTGACAGAAATTGGGTAGATGAAAAATTAAAATTGGTTGTAGAAAATCGAGATTTATCAAAATACATTTTATAA
- a CDS encoding S41 family peptidase codes for MANRNSKFEFLSILIFLIAMIALLTNGFTPKISAQSNKTDIYQAIEPIGHTLQTILNEYVKEVDINKIVEGALVGMMSSLDRHSSYISSSDLKSLRDDTQGEFEGIGVSIKMDDNQNVIVFMPIPNSPAARAGLKPFDIIRKIDNVAVEELWKPGMSEQEKLSSAAEKIRGPIGTKVQLTIERPHADKDSETFDVVVERAKVPLESIKESRILPSGYGYIRISDFKENTASDIKKNIREMLDKGMKGLILDLRWNPGGLLTASQQVCELFLPKDSLVTYTRSRGQLTQENGKDLELKTREKPILPLNMPMILLVNSQTASSSEIVTGALQYHQRALVIGEKTFGKGSVQTIIPLPPKNETALRLTTALYYTPAGVTIDHQGILPDVEVNMTDEEERLLALQMYKSYEKDPSKINEQNHGSVTGNEIVLLPQEKIQEQEQLLHEIGKVAGEDAVKLMKEFFRRKKASEETIEDTQLKKAVEILQEEPVWENILKKYHKDVKETQQEAKGDGKEEEDMVVKRRLLEIELQNNTPVVPSTPE; via the coding sequence ATGGCAAATAGAAACAGCAAATTTGAATTTTTGTCTATTTTGATTTTTCTAATAGCAATGATTGCTCTTTTGACCAATGGCTTTACACCCAAAATCTCTGCCCAGAGCAATAAGACGGATATATACCAAGCCATTGAGCCAATAGGACATACTTTACAAACAATTTTAAATGAGTATGTAAAAGAGGTTGATATAAACAAAATTGTTGAAGGTGCTTTAGTAGGGATGATGAGTAGCCTCGACCGTCACAGTTCATACATAAGCTCTTCAGATTTAAAATCATTAAGAGACGATACTCAAGGGGAATTTGAGGGTATAGGGGTATCCATAAAAATGGATGATAATCAGAATGTTATTGTTTTCATGCCTATACCTAATTCTCCTGCTGCTCGTGCAGGTCTAAAACCGTTCGATATTATAAGAAAAATTGATAATGTCGCTGTGGAAGAGTTATGGAAACCCGGTATGTCGGAACAGGAAAAACTAAGTTCCGCAGCAGAGAAAATTCGGGGTCCCATTGGGACAAAAGTACAATTAACAATAGAAAGACCTCATGCAGATAAAGATAGTGAAACTTTTGATGTTGTAGTGGAACGAGCGAAAGTTCCCCTTGAAAGTATAAAAGAAAGTCGGATACTACCTTCCGGATACGGTTATATTCGAATTTCTGATTTTAAGGAAAACACGGCAAGTGATATAAAGAAAAATATTCGTGAGATGTTAGATAAGGGAATGAAAGGTTTAATTCTGGATTTAAGATGGAATCCCGGAGGTTTATTAACTGCGTCTCAACAAGTATGTGAACTTTTCCTGCCCAAGGATTCTCTTGTTACATATACAAGAAGCAGAGGACAATTAACTCAGGAAAATGGTAAAGATTTAGAATTAAAAACGAGAGAAAAACCTATTTTACCATTAAATATGCCCATGATTTTACTCGTAAATAGTCAGACAGCAAGTTCTTCGGAAATTGTAACAGGGGCATTGCAATATCATCAAAGAGCCCTTGTTATTGGAGAAAAAACATTTGGAAAAGGAAGCGTCCAAACTATTATACCGTTGCCGCCTAAAAATGAAACGGCATTAAGATTAACCACCGCATTATATTATACCCCTGCAGGTGTTACTATAGACCATCAAGGAATATTGCCGGATGTCGAAGTGAATATGACCGATGAAGAGGAACGCTTATTGGCATTGCAGATGTATAAGTCCTATGAAAAAGACCCATCAAAGATTAATGAACAAAATCATGGTTCCGTTACAGGTAATGAGATAGTTCTGCTTCCTCAGGAAAAAATACAAGAGCAAGAACAATTACTTCATGAGATTGGAAAAGTTGCAGGTGAAGATGCTGTAAAATTGATGAAAGAATTTTTCCGACGGAAAAAAGCATCTGAGGAAACGATTGAAGATACGCAACTTAAAAAAGCTGTCGAAATTTTACAAGAAGAACCTGTTTGGGAGAATATATTGAAGAAATATCACAAAGATGTCAAGGAAACTCAGCAAGAAGCGAAAGGTGATGGAAAAGAAGAAGAGGATATGGTAGTTAAACGAAGACTACTCGAAATAGAATTGCAGAACAATACACCTGTTGTTCCTTCTACTCCGGAATAA
- the rph gene encoding ribonuclease PH, protein MNRSYNRSNNELRPITIERNYTKYAHGSVFVCFGDTKVICTAFLENKVPPWLRDSGQGWITAEYGMLPGATSQRGDRESIRKGRSQEISRLIGRSLRAVVDLKEMGECQIMVDCDVIQADGGTRTASITGGFVAVYDALQQSVDNGFLKRNPVIDICSAVSVGLVNGEYLLDLDYNEDAQATVDMNIVMNSKKELIEIQGCGEHGIFTRKQLNDLIDLAEQGIQQIIEIQKKAIGWNE, encoded by the coding sequence ATGAATAGGTCCTATAATCGCTCTAACAACGAACTTCGTCCTATAACCATTGAAAGAAATTACACAAAATATGCTCACGGTTCCGTTTTTGTTTGTTTTGGCGATACAAAGGTTATTTGCACTGCTTTTTTAGAGAATAAAGTCCCCCCGTGGCTACGAGATTCTGGTCAGGGTTGGATTACCGCAGAGTATGGAATGCTTCCCGGAGCAACATCGCAAAGGGGAGACAGAGAATCCATAAGAAAGGGAAGGTCGCAGGAAATCAGCCGTTTGATTGGTAGAAGTTTAAGAGCCGTTGTTGACCTCAAAGAAATGGGGGAATGTCAGATAATGGTTGATTGTGATGTAATTCAAGCAGATGGAGGGACAAGAACAGCTTCTATTACTGGTGGTTTTGTCGCAGTTTATGATGCATTACAACAATCCGTGGATAATGGTTTCTTAAAAAGAAACCCTGTAATTGATATATGTTCAGCCGTGAGTGTGGGTTTGGTAAATGGTGAATACCTTTTAGATTTAGATTACAATGAAGATGCTCAGGCTACTGTAGATATGAATATAGTCATGAACTCAAAAAAAGAATTGATTGAAATTCAGGGATGTGGGGAGCACGGTATTTTTACAAGGAAACAATTAAATGACCTTATAGACCTTGCGGAACAGGGAATACAACAGATTATTGAAATTCAAAAAAAGGCAATAGGTTGGAATGAATAA